One Archocentrus centrarchus isolate MPI-CPG fArcCen1 chromosome 10, fArcCen1, whole genome shotgun sequence genomic region harbors:
- the dusp1 gene encoding dual specificity protein phosphatase 1 — protein MFLDLTFLPRRTTMVIMEVPTIDCASLRTLLEGEVPGCLVLDCRSFLSFNSSHISGSTNVRFSTIVRRRARGGLGLEHIVPNEDTRNRLLSGEYQSVVLLDDRSLDLSQIKKDGTMMLAVTALCRHPCGASVFILKGGFDTFSTEYPEMCTKPSPPQGLSLPLSCSHPDSAGTNGSPCNTPLYDQGGPVEILPFLYLGSAYHASRKDMLDMLGITALINVSANCPNHFEDSFLYKSIPVEDNHKADISSFFNEAIEFIDSVKNKGGRVFVHCQAGISRSATICLAYLMRTNRVKLDEAFEFVKQRRSIISPNFSFMGQLLQFESQVLASSTCSSEAGSPAIGSSSTVFNFPVSIPVHTSASQLSFLHSPITTSPSC, from the exons ATGTTTTTGGATTTAACATTTCTACCCCGCCGTACTACTATGGTCATAATGGAGGTTCCCACCATCGACTGCGCGTCCCTCCGTACTTTGCTGGAGGGCGAAGTCCCGGGCTGCCTGGTGTTAGACTGCCGCTCTTTTCTATCCTTCAACTCCTCTCACATTTCGGGCTCCACCAACGTGCGCTTCAGCACCATAGTGCGCAGGAGAGCCAGGGGTGGTCTGGGACTTGAACACATCGTCCCCAACGAGGATACCAGGAACCGGCTCTTGTCCGGGGAGTACCAGTCCGTGGTACTGCTCGACGATCGCAGTTTGGACTTAAGCCAAATAAAGAAGGACGGGACAATGATGCTTGCAGTTACGGCCTTGTGTCGTCACCCCTGTGGTGCCAGCGTTTTTATCCTGAAAG GTGGATTTGACACATTTTCTACAGAGTATCCAGAAATGTGTACCAAACCTTCCCCTCCACAGGGGCTTAGTTTGCCTCTAAGCTGCAGCCATCCTGACAGTGCAGGCACAAATGGTAGTCCTTGCAATACACCGCTATATGACCag gGGGGTCCTGTGGAGATCTTGCCTTTCCTGTATCTTGGTAGTGCTTACCATGCCTCTAGAAAAGACATGCTGGACATGCTTGGCATCACTGCTCTAATCAATGTGTCTGCCAACTGCCCCAACCACTTTGAGGACTCCTTCCTCTACAAGAGCATCCCTGTCGAGGACAACCACAAAGCTGATATCAGCTCGTTTTTCAACGAGGCAATCGAGTTTATCG ACTCAGTGAAAAACAAAGGAGGCCGTGTGTTTGTTCACTGTCAAGCCGGCATCTCCCGCTCCGCCACCATTTGCCTCGCCTACCTCATGCGGACCAACCGCGTGAAGCTAGATGAGGCCTTTGAGTTTGTCAAGCAGCGCCGCAGCATCATTTCCCCCAACTTCAGCTTCATGGGTCAGCTCCTGCAGTTTGAGTCCCAAGTCCTTGCCTCGTCAACGTGCTCCTCAGAGGCGGGCAGTCCAGCTattggcagcagcagcacagtatTTAATTTCCCCGTCTCCATCCCTGTACACACCTCCGCCAGCCAACTCTCATTCCTCCACAGTCCCATCACCACATCTCCCAGCTGCTGA